A stretch of the Perca fluviatilis chromosome 17, GENO_Pfluv_1.0, whole genome shotgun sequence genome encodes the following:
- the nefma gene encoding neurofilament, medium polypeptide a, producing the protein MSYPVDTVGSPFRRTMDTRTTGYGYSRSGGTPSSGFRSQSWSRASPGSTMTTSYKRTVNMPVSRAYGSTVLSSADSVDYSQTSILNGDYKRSSEKEQLQGLNDRFAVYIDKVHYLEQQNTQIESEIQALRQKQVSRSQLGDVYDQELQELRSMLEQIHHDKAQIQLDTDHIDEDIQRLRDRLDEEARIREETEAIIRALRKETGDSKLVKSELDKKVQSLQDEIAYIRNNHEEEVSELIAQIQESQVTMKRQDLQKTDITEALREIRCELEGHSNQNLQQVENWFMCRYAKLTEAAEQNKDAIKSARDEISDYRRQLQSKTVELESVRGTRDSLERQLNDIEDRHNSDLSSLQETIHQMDNELKSTKWEMARHLREYQDLLNVKMALDIEIAAYRKLLEGEETHFSTFPYRQTVTPTRISKSEPPKFKVQHKFVEEIIEETRVEDEKSEMDQALEDIAQELSATLGGGGDEEDEGEEVGEGEEEEAEGAGEEGEEGEGEEEEVVAATEAKVSSSAPAKEEEEAEEDVKGGDEEEEGEGEGGEEGEKEEEGEGGDKEKGDDAEEGEEGEEGDEEVEETVLCSKAPESKATPDKEKAGDKEGEEDAGAEEDGGDQDEDAGGEKASKSGDEKEEKEDADKGKKDDSEKDEKKVKDEKADDKSEEAVAKTEAPKTEAAKPEEAAKTEASKPDSPKPASPKSESPKVGSPKSESPKPSSPKAESPKSESPKPSSPKAESPKSESPKPSSPKAESPKSESPKPSSPKAESPKSESPKPSSPKAESPKSESPKPESPKAESPKTETAKPEAPKAAEEKSEKKSDSTDKKVEKKDVAMNGDLDKSSPEEIEKKDEGKEGDVIANGVDESPSKEDGSQKVVITKTVETITTGEDGSKHVTKSVTVTETMKEEVEEVMQVSTKKTEKHSTQSIKQVTEAE; encoded by the exons ATGAGTTACCCGGTGGACACGGTAGGGAGCCCCTTCAGGAGAACTATGGATACTAGGACGACCGGCTACGGCTACAGCCGCTCCGGTGGCACCCCCTCCAGCGGCTTTCGCTCCCAGTCTTGGTCCCGGGCAAGCCCCGGCTCCACCATGACCACGTCCTACAAGAGGACCGTGAATATGCCGGTGTCCCGAGCATACGGCTCAACGGTGCTCAGCTCCGCCGACAGCGTTGATTACAGTCAAACCTCTATCCTGAACGGAGACTACAAGCGATCTAGCGAGAAAGAGCAACTCCAAGGGCTCAACGACCGTTTTGCTGTTTACATTGACAAGGTGCACTACCTGGAGCAGCAGAACACGCAGATCGAGTCGGAGATCCAGGCACTGCGGCAGAAGCAGGTGTCCCGCTCCCAGCTGGGCGACGTCTACGACCAGGAGCTGCAGGAGCTTCGCTCCATGCTGGAGCAGATCCACCACGACAAGGCGCAAATCCAGCTCGACACCGACCACATCGACGAGGATATCCAGCGGCTGCGGGACCGCTTGGACGAAGAGGCTCGCATTCGGGAGGAGACAGAGGCCATCATCCGCGCCCTGAGGAAGGAAACCGGAGACTCGAAGTTGGTGAAGTCGGAGTTGGATAAGAAAGTTCAGTCGCTGCAGGACGAGATCGCCTATATTCGCAACAACCACGAGGAAGAGGTGAGCGAGCTCATCGCCCAGATCCAGGAGTCTCAGGTGACCATGAAGAGGCAAGACCTCCAGAAGACAGACATCACCGAGGCTCTCCGGGAGATCCGCTGCGAGCTGGAGGGCCACTCGAACCAGAACCTGCAGCAGGTGGAGAACTGGTTCATGTGCCGCTACGCCAAGCTCACCGAGGCCGCGGAGCAGAACAAGGACGCCATAAAGTCCGCCCGTGATGAGATATCCGACTACCGCCGCCAGCTGCAGTCCAAGACGGTGGAGTTGGAGTCCGTCCGCGGGACAAGAGACTCGCTGGAGAGGCAGCTGAACGACATCGAGGACCGCCACAACAGCGATCTGTCCAGCCTGCAG GAGACAATTCACCAGATGGATAATGAGCTCAAGAGCACCAAATGGGAGATGGCTCGTCACCTGCGCGAGTACCAGGACCTGCTCAATGTCAAGATGGCCTTGGACATTGAGATTGCTGCATACAG GAAACTCCTGGAAGGCGAGGAGACCCACTTCAGCACTTTCCCTTATCGCCAGACAGTCACCCCCACCAGAATCTCTAAATCAGAGCCTCCCAAGTTTAAGGTGCAGCACAAGTTTGTGGAGGAGATCATCGAGGAGACGAGGGTGGAAGACGAAAAGTCTGAAATGGACCAGGCCCTGGAAGACATAGCACAAGAGCTGTCTGCCACACTCGGAGGGGGAGGAGATGAGGAAGACGAGGGGGAAGAggtaggagagggagaggaagaggaagcagAGGGCGCAGGGGAAGAGGGAGAAGAGGGTGAGGGCGAGGAAGAGGAAGTTGTAGCCGCCACTGAAGCCAAAGTTAGCTCTAGTGCACCCGctaaggaggaagaggaggcggaggaggatGTAAAAGGTGGcgatgaagaagaagagggggagggagaaggcggtgaagaaggagagaaggaagaagaaggTGAGGGAGGGGATAAGGAAAAGGGGGATGATGCAGAGGAAGGCgaagaaggagaagagggagatgaGGAAGTTGAGGAGACAGTATTGTGCTCCAAAGCACCAGAGTCTAAAGCCACTCCTGACAAAGAGAAGGCCGGAGACAAAGAAGGAGAAGAGGATGCTGGTGCCGAAGAGGATGGCGGCGATCAGGATGAAGATGCAGGCGGTGAGAAAGCATCCAAAAGCGGAgatgagaaagaggaaaaagaggatgCTGACAAAGGCAAAAAGGATGATAGCGAAAAAGACGAGAAGAAGGTAAAAGATGAGAAAGCGGACGACAAATCAGAAGAAGCTGTAGCCAAGACAGAAGCTCCGAAAACAGAGGCTGCAAAGCCCGAGGAAGCTGCCAAAACTGAGGCATCAAAACCTGATTCTCCAAAGCCTGCATCTCCGAAGTCTGAGTCCCCCAAAGTAGGCTCACCGAAGTCGGAATCCCCAAAACCTAGCTCCCCAAAAGCAGAGTCCCCTAAGTCAGAATCCCCTAAACCTAGCTCCCCCAAAGCCGAGTCCCCTAAGTCAGAATCCCCAAAACCTAGCTCCCCCAAAGCCGAGTCCCCTAAGTCAGAATCCCCTAAACCTAGCTCCCCCAAAGCCGAGTCCCCTAAGTCAGAATCCCCTAAACCTAGCTCCCCCAAAGCTGAGTCCCCTAAGTCAGAATCCCCTAAACCTGAATCTCCAAAAGCTGAATCCCCAAAGACAGAGACCGCCAAGCCTGAGGCCCCTAAAGCTGCTGAAGAGAAATCAGAGAAAAAGAGCGATTCAACAGATAAAAAGGTAGAAAAGAAGGATGTAGCCATGAACGGCGATCTAGACAAGAGCAGCCCAGAAGAGATAGAAAAGAAGGACGAGGGGAAAGAAGGCGACGTGATCGCTAACGGCGTGGACGAGAGCCCATCCAAGGAAGATGGCAGCCAGAAAGTGGTGATCACCAAAACCGTGGAGACAATCACCACCGGAGAGGACGGATCCAAGCATGTGACCAAATCTGTCACTGTGACCGAGACGAtgaaggaggaggtggaggaggtgatGCAGGTCTCCACCAAGAAAACCGAGAAGCACTCCACCCAGTCCATCAAGCAGGTGACAGAGGCCGAATGA